In Alkalihalobacillus sp. TS-13, the following are encoded in one genomic region:
- a CDS encoding NUDIX hydrolase, whose protein sequence is MYVNARAIIERKRGSEIEILVQMRDKPNQPRALELPGGRIEEYESIEDALHREVFEETGLKIKEIKQGTNQKVYSNNGTTIEGLTPFFVYQTIQGPVDSIGFIFRCEVEEGELTANDEASGHQWKCIGDVQRLFEKAPDSFDFLTQGLLNYYLEWIKLNCNKIKI, encoded by the coding sequence GTGTATGTGAATGCCCGAGCCATTATAGAAAGGAAAAGGGGATCGGAAATAGAAATCTTAGTCCAAATGAGAGATAAACCGAATCAGCCAAGAGCATTAGAATTACCAGGTGGAAGGATCGAAGAGTATGAATCCATTGAAGATGCGCTGCATAGAGAGGTATTCGAAGAAACGGGATTGAAAATTAAGGAGATCAAACAAGGGACGAATCAAAAGGTTTATTCTAATAATGGTACGACAATTGAAGGGTTAACCCCATTTTTTGTTTATCAGACGATTCAAGGCCCTGTAGACTCAATAGGTTTTATTTTCAGATGTGAAGTGGAAGAAGGGGAATTAACTGCTAATGATGAAGCTTCAGGACATCAATGGAAGTGTATTGGTGATGTACAGCGGTTATTTGAAAAAGCACCCGATTCATTCGATTTCTTAACCCAGGGGTTATTGAACTATTATCTTGAATGGATTAAACTCAATTGCAACAAGATCAAGATATAA
- a CDS encoding glycerophosphodiester phosphodiesterase family protein, protein MKFKKILKWSGIIIVLLAIFMYLNNSSFFTKERNGDPLLLAHRGLSQTFSMEGIKGDTCTAERIHEPDHPYLENTIPSMEAAFDAGADMVEFDIRPTKDDQFAVFHDWTLDCRTNATGEPKEYTMDELKMFDIGYGYTADEGKTYPFRGKGIGLMPSLSEVLSHFPDESFLIHIKSNDPEEGVQLAQHLSNLSENQQSQITVYGGDEPIAALKDQLPDTRVMSKTTLKSCLIPYIAVGWTGHVPKACHQTQVHIPEKIAPWLWGWPDKFLNRLEAVDTRVIVVAGDGSWSEGFDTVEDLERLPEGYSGGIWTNRIDKIAPVFHHKKFK, encoded by the coding sequence ATGAAGTTTAAGAAAATATTGAAGTGGAGTGGGATCATCATTGTTTTATTGGCAATTTTCATGTACCTGAATAATAGCTCGTTTTTTACCAAAGAACGAAATGGTGATCCACTTCTCTTAGCGCATCGGGGACTCAGTCAAACCTTCAGTATGGAAGGAATCAAAGGTGATACATGTACGGCCGAACGGATTCATGAACCGGATCATCCTTACCTGGAAAATACGATTCCATCCATGGAAGCAGCGTTCGATGCCGGAGCAGATATGGTGGAATTTGATATAAGGCCAACAAAGGATGACCAATTCGCGGTTTTCCATGATTGGACATTGGATTGTCGAACGAATGCAACAGGAGAGCCGAAAGAGTATACGATGGACGAATTGAAAATGTTTGATATTGGTTATGGTTATACAGCAGATGAGGGTAAGACATATCCATTCCGGGGTAAAGGAATCGGCTTGATGCCATCTTTGAGTGAGGTCCTTTCGCATTTTCCCGATGAGTCGTTTTTAATTCATATTAAGAGCAACGATCCAGAAGAAGGAGTTCAACTGGCACAACATCTCTCAAATCTTTCAGAGAATCAACAGAGTCAGATCACGGTATATGGAGGGGATGAACCGATTGCAGCACTCAAGGATCAACTTCCTGACACCAGGGTCATGTCAAAAACTACATTGAAGAGTTGTCTGATTCCTTATATCGCTGTGGGGTGGACAGGACATGTTCCAAAGGCGTGTCACCAAACTCAGGTTCATATTCCAGAAAAAATCGCACCATGGTTATGGGGATGGCCAGATAAGTTCTTAAACCGGCTTGAAGCAGTCGATACTCGAGTCATTGTGGTCGCTGGTGATGGAAGTTGGTCGGAAGGCTTTGATACAGTGGAGGATTTGGAGCGGTTACCCGAAGGCTATAGCGGCGGAATATGGACGAACAGAATCGATAAGATTGCACCGGTGTTCCATCATAAAAAATTCAAGTAA